The sequence AGCGGAGTGCTGCGCGTCTCACAGTCCGAAGCCCTGCAGATCCTCACGGCCGCCAGCATCCTGCAGATCAAAACGGTCATCGATGAGTGCACGCGCATCGTGTCGCAGAACGTGGGCGATGTGTTCCCGGGGATCCAGGACTCGGGCCAGGACACGCCCCGGGGCACACCCGAGTCGGGCACCTCGGGCCAGAGCAGCGACACCGAGTCAGGCTACCTGCAGAGCCACCCGCAGCACAGCGTGGACAGGATCTACTCGGCGCTCTACGCCTGCTCCATGCAGAACGGCAGCGGCGAGCGCTCCTTCTACAGCGGCGCAGTGGTCAGCCACCACGAGACTGCACTCGGCCTGCCCCGCGACCACCACATGGAAGACCCTAGCTGGATCACGCGTATCCACGAGCGCTCGCAGCAGATGGAGCGCTACCTGTCCACCACCCCCGAAACCACGCACTGCCGCAAGCAGCCCCGGCCCGTGCGCATCCAGACCCTGGTGGGCAACATCCACATCAAGCAGGAGATGGAGGACGACTACGACTACTACGGGCAGCAAAGGGTGCAGATCCTGGAGCGCAACGAGTCCGAGGAATGCACGGAAGACACCGACCAGGCTGAGGGCACCGAGAGTGAGCCCAAGGGCGAAAGCTTTGACTCAGGCGTCAGCTCCTCCATAGGCACCGAGCCCGACTCCGTGGAGCAGCAGTTCGGGCCCGCGGCGGCGCGGGACGGTCCAGCCGAACCCGCCCAACCTGAGCAGGCCGCGGAAGCCCCGGCTGAGGGCGCCCCGCAGCCGCACCAGCTGGAGACGGGTGCCTCTTCCCCGGAGAGAAGCAACGAAGTGGAGATGGACAACACGGTGATCACcgtcagcaacagctccgacAAGAGCGTCCTGCAGCAGCCCTCGGTCAACACGTCCATCGGGCAGCCATTGCCAAGTACCCAGCTCTATTTACGCCAGACAGAAACCCTCACCAGCAACTTGAGGATGCCTCTGACCTTAACCAGCAACACACAGGTCATTGGCACCGCCGGCAACACCTACCTGCCGGCCCTCTTCACTACCCAGCCCGCGGGCAGCGGCCCCAAGCCTTTCCTCTTCAGCCTGCCACAGCCCCTGGCAGGCCAGCAGACCCAGTTTGTGACAGTGTCCCAGCCCGGCCTGTCAACCTTTACTGCACAGCTGCCAGCGCCACAGCCCCTGGCTCCATCCGCCGGCCACAGCACAGCCAGTGGGCAGGGCGAAAAAAAGCCTTATGAGTGCACTCTCTGCAACAAGACTTTCACCGCCAAACAGAACTACGTCAAGCACATGTTCGTACACACAGGTGAGCAGC is a genomic window of Sus scrofa isolate TJ Tabasco breed Duroc chromosome 13, Sscrofa11.1, whole genome shotgun sequence containing:
- the ZBTB20 gene encoding zinc finger and BTB domain-containing protein 20 isoform X1, with amino-acid sequence MLERKKPKTAENQKASEENEITQPGGSSAKPGLPCLNFEAVLSPDPALIHPTHSLTNSHAHTGSSDCDISCKGMTERIHSINLHNFSNSVLETLNEQRNRGHFCDVTVRIHGSMLRAHRCVLAAGSPFFQDKLLLGYSDIEIPSVVSVQSVQKLIDFMYSGVLRVSQSEALQILTAASILQIKTVIDECTRIVSQNVGDVFPGIQDSGQDTPRGTPESGTSGQSSDTESGYLQSHPQHSVDRIYSALYACSMQNGSGERSFYSGAVVSHHETALGLPRDHHMEDPSWITRIHERSQQMERYLSTTPETTHCRKQPRPVRIQTLVGNIHIKQEMEDDYDYYGQQRVQILERNESEECTEDTDQAEGTESEPKGESFDSGVSSSIGTEPDSVEQQFGPAAARDGPAEPAQPEQAAEAPAEGAPQPHQLETGASSPERSNEVEMDNTVITVSNSSDKSVLQQPSVNTSIGQPLPSTQLYLRQTETLTSNLRMPLTLTSNTQVIGTAGNTYLPALFTTQPAGSGPKPFLFSLPQPLAGQQTQFVTVSQPGLSTFTAQLPAPQPLAPSAGHSTASGQGEKKPYECTLCNKTFTAKQNYVKHMFVHTGEKPHQCSICWRSFSLKDYLIKHMVTHTGVRAYQCSICNKRFTQKSSLNVHMRLHRGEKSYECYICKKKFSHKTLLERHVALHSASNGTPPAGTPPGARAGPPGVVACTEGTTYVCSVCPAKFDQIEQFNDHMRMHVSDG
- the ZBTB20 gene encoding zinc finger and BTB domain-containing protein 20 isoform X2 — protein: MKKPKTAENQKASEENEITQPGGSSAKPGLPCLNFEAVLSPDPALIHPTHSLTNSHAHTGSSDCDISCKGMTERIHSINLHNFSNSVLETLNEQRNRGHFCDVTVRIHGSMLRAHRCVLAAGSPFFQDKLLLGYSDIEIPSVVSVQSVQKLIDFMYSGVLRVSQSEALQILTAASILQIKTVIDECTRIVSQNVGDVFPGIQDSGQDTPRGTPESGTSGQSSDTESGYLQSHPQHSVDRIYSALYACSMQNGSGERSFYSGAVVSHHETALGLPRDHHMEDPSWITRIHERSQQMERYLSTTPETTHCRKQPRPVRIQTLVGNIHIKQEMEDDYDYYGQQRVQILERNESEECTEDTDQAEGTESEPKGESFDSGVSSSIGTEPDSVEQQFGPAAARDGPAEPAQPEQAAEAPAEGAPQPHQLETGASSPERSNEVEMDNTVITVSNSSDKSVLQQPSVNTSIGQPLPSTQLYLRQTETLTSNLRMPLTLTSNTQVIGTAGNTYLPALFTTQPAGSGPKPFLFSLPQPLAGQQTQFVTVSQPGLSTFTAQLPAPQPLAPSAGHSTASGQGEKKPYECTLCNKTFTAKQNYVKHMFVHTGEKPHQCSICWRSFSLKDYLIKHMVTHTGVRAYQCSICNKRFTQKSSLNVHMRLHRGEKSYECYICKKKFSHKTLLERHVALHSASNGTPPAGTPPGARAGPPGVVACTEGTTYVCSVCPAKFDQIEQFNDHMRMHVSDG
- the ZBTB20 gene encoding zinc finger and BTB domain-containing protein 20 isoform X3, which gives rise to MTERIHSINLHNFSNSVLETLNEQRNRGHFCDVTVRIHGSMLRAHRCVLAAGSPFFQDKLLLGYSDIEIPSVVSVQSVQKLIDFMYSGVLRVSQSEALQILTAASILQIKTVIDECTRIVSQNVGDVFPGIQDSGQDTPRGTPESGTSGQSSDTESGYLQSHPQHSVDRIYSALYACSMQNGSGERSFYSGAVVSHHETALGLPRDHHMEDPSWITRIHERSQQMERYLSTTPETTHCRKQPRPVRIQTLVGNIHIKQEMEDDYDYYGQQRVQILERNESEECTEDTDQAEGTESEPKGESFDSGVSSSIGTEPDSVEQQFGPAAARDGPAEPAQPEQAAEAPAEGAPQPHQLETGASSPERSNEVEMDNTVITVSNSSDKSVLQQPSVNTSIGQPLPSTQLYLRQTETLTSNLRMPLTLTSNTQVIGTAGNTYLPALFTTQPAGSGPKPFLFSLPQPLAGQQTQFVTVSQPGLSTFTAQLPAPQPLAPSAGHSTASGQGEKKPYECTLCNKTFTAKQNYVKHMFVHTGEKPHQCSICWRSFSLKDYLIKHMVTHTGVRAYQCSICNKRFTQKSSLNVHMRLHRGEKSYECYICKKKFSHKTLLERHVALHSASNGTPPAGTPPGARAGPPGVVACTEGTTYVCSVCPAKFDQIEQFNDHMRMHVSDG